From the genome of Desmodus rotundus isolate HL8 chromosome 2, HLdesRot8A.1, whole genome shotgun sequence, one region includes:
- the GYG1 gene encoding glycogenin-1 isoform X1 gives MADQAFVTLTTNDSYAKGALVLGSSLKQHRTTRKLAVLTTPQVSDSMRKVLETVFDEVIMVDVLDSGDSAHLTLMKRPELGVTLTKLHCWSLTQYSKCVFMDADTLVLANIDDLFEREELSAAPDPGWPDCFNSGVFVYQPSVATYNQLLHMASEQGSFDGGDQGLLNMFFSSWATTDIRKHLPFIYNLSSISIYSYLPAFKAFGANAKVVHFLGQIKPWNYTYDAKTKSVKSESHDPTMTHPEFLSLWWDIFTTSVLPLLQQFGLVKDTQSYLNVEDVSGAISHLSLGEIPATAQPFVSSEERKERWEQGQADYMGADSFDNIKRKLDTYLQ, from the exons ATCAGGCCTTTGTGACACTGACCACAAACGATTCCTACGCCAAAGGAGCCCTGGTGCTGGGCTCGTCTCTGAAACAGCACAGGACCACCAGGAAGCTGGCCGTGCTCACCACCCCGCAGGTCTCGGACTCCATGAG AAAAGTTTTAGAGACAGTCTTTGATGAAGTCATCATGGTAGACGTTTTGGACAGTGGTGATTCTGCTCATCTAACCTTAATGAAGAGGCCTGAGTTGGGTGTTACATTAACTAAACTCCACTGCTGGTCACTTACACAGTATTCAAAATGTGTGTTCATGGATGCAGATACTCTG GTCCTAGCAAATATCGATGAtctttttgagagagaagaattgTCAGCGGCACCAGATCCAGGATGGCCTGACTGCTTCAATTCCGGAGTCTTTGTTTATCAGCCTTCAGTGGCAACATACAATCAGCTGTTGCACATGGCTTCTGAGCAAGGTAGTTTTGATG gtgGGGACCAGGGTTTACTGAACATGTTTTTTAGCAGTTGGGCAACAACAGATATCAGAAAACACCTGCCATTTATTTATAACCTAAGCAGCATTTCTATATACTCCTACCTCCCAGCATTTAAAGC GTTTGGTGCAAATGCCAAAGTTGTGCATTTCCTGGGACAAATCAAACCGTGGAATTACACTTATGATGCTAAAACAAAAAGTGTCAAAAGTGAGTCCCATGACCCCACCATGACTCACCCAGAGTTCCTCAGCCTGTGGTGGGACATCTTCACCACCAGTGTGCTACCTCTGCTCCAACAGTTTGGCCTTGTCAAAGACACGCAGTCATACCTAAACGTG GAAGATGTCTCAGGAGCCATATCACATCTGTCCCTTGGGGAGATCCCGGCTACGGCACAGCCTTTTGTATCCTCAGAAGAACGGAAGGAGAGGTGGGAACAAGGCCAGGCTGATTACATGGGAGCAGATTCCTTTGACAACATCAAGAGGAAACTTGACACTTACCTCCAGTAG
- the GYG1 gene encoding glycogenin-1 isoform X2, with protein sequence MRKVLETVFDEVIMVDVLDSGDSAHLTLMKRPELGVTLTKLHCWSLTQYSKCVFMDADTLVLANIDDLFEREELSAAPDPGWPDCFNSGVFVYQPSVATYNQLLHMASEQGSFDGGDQGLLNMFFSSWATTDIRKHLPFIYNLSSISIYSYLPAFKAFGANAKVVHFLGQIKPWNYTYDAKTKSVKSESHDPTMTHPEFLSLWWDIFTTSVLPLLQQFGLVKDTQSYLNVEDVSGAISHLSLGEIPATAQPFVSSEERKERWEQGQADYMGADSFDNIKRKLDTYLQ encoded by the exons ATGAG AAAAGTTTTAGAGACAGTCTTTGATGAAGTCATCATGGTAGACGTTTTGGACAGTGGTGATTCTGCTCATCTAACCTTAATGAAGAGGCCTGAGTTGGGTGTTACATTAACTAAACTCCACTGCTGGTCACTTACACAGTATTCAAAATGTGTGTTCATGGATGCAGATACTCTG GTCCTAGCAAATATCGATGAtctttttgagagagaagaattgTCAGCGGCACCAGATCCAGGATGGCCTGACTGCTTCAATTCCGGAGTCTTTGTTTATCAGCCTTCAGTGGCAACATACAATCAGCTGTTGCACATGGCTTCTGAGCAAGGTAGTTTTGATG gtgGGGACCAGGGTTTACTGAACATGTTTTTTAGCAGTTGGGCAACAACAGATATCAGAAAACACCTGCCATTTATTTATAACCTAAGCAGCATTTCTATATACTCCTACCTCCCAGCATTTAAAGC GTTTGGTGCAAATGCCAAAGTTGTGCATTTCCTGGGACAAATCAAACCGTGGAATTACACTTATGATGCTAAAACAAAAAGTGTCAAAAGTGAGTCCCATGACCCCACCATGACTCACCCAGAGTTCCTCAGCCTGTGGTGGGACATCTTCACCACCAGTGTGCTACCTCTGCTCCAACAGTTTGGCCTTGTCAAAGACACGCAGTCATACCTAAACGTG GAAGATGTCTCAGGAGCCATATCACATCTGTCCCTTGGGGAGATCCCGGCTACGGCACAGCCTTTTGTATCCTCAGAAGAACGGAAGGAGAGGTGGGAACAAGGCCAGGCTGATTACATGGGAGCAGATTCCTTTGACAACATCAAGAGGAAACTTGACACTTACCTCCAGTAG